A stretch of Telopea speciosissima isolate NSW1024214 ecotype Mountain lineage chromosome 11, Tspe_v1, whole genome shotgun sequence DNA encodes these proteins:
- the LOC122645552 gene encoding cyclin-J18 isoform X1, whose translation MEASRLLRLRIAEFLISSSLQLGVPPIVKYTALSMFIERFYPSLKRKARFIQENDTGNWLLKPLSESNLQLFALISIWISSKLHDSCPLSVKSLKSLGDEVIKEQHFTTRDFSEAEVVFMQVLDFEIGVSNISFVFLEDLLIQFRELARIGELVNFEACMDIMDLLYETEETSMLFNSPRSLAASVLVASYVITVPLQQLEFPLLPWVKFVTSYKEEDIQEIVRAILEHVVKDGSEKKCSSHLILNGV comes from the exons ATGGAGGCATCTCGGCTGTTGCGGCTTCGAATTGCGGAGTTCctcatctcttcctctctt CAACTGGGCGTTCCTCCAATTGTCAAATACACGGCCTTATCGATGTTTATTGAACGATTCTACCCGTCCCTTAAAag GAAGGCTAGGTTTATACAGGAAAATGACACAGGAAATTGGCTTTTGAAACCCCTGAGTGAGAGCAATTTGCAGCTTTTTGCCCTAATTTCTATATGGATCTCAAGCAAG CTACATGATTCTTGTCCTTTGTCCGTAAAAAGTTTGAAGTCTTTGGGAGATGAGGTTATTAAGGAACAGCATTTCACAACACGAGATTTTTCAGAAGCA GAAGTAGTCTTTATGCAG GTGTTGGATTTCGAGATTGGTGTGTCAAATATCAGTTTTGTGTTCTTGGAAGATCTTCTAATTCAGTTCAG GGAACTAGCAAGGATTGGGGAACTTGTGAACTTTGAAGCATGCATGGATATCATGGATCTTCTATATGAAACAGAGGAGACATCAATGCTTTTTAACTCTCCTCGTTCACTTGCTGCATCTGTCTTG GTTGCTTCATATGTTATTACAGTTCCCTTGCAGCAGTTGGAGTTTCCCCTTCTTCCTTGGG TGAAATTTGTGACCTCTtacaaagaagaagatattcAGGAAATAGTAAGGGCTATTCTTGAGCATGTAGTGAAGGATGGTTCAGAGAA GAAGTGCAGTAGCCACTTAATTTTAAATGGTGTGTGA
- the LOC122645287 gene encoding UTP--glucose-1-phosphate uridylyltransferase-like: MADADVQPSQSEKLSKLKCLVEGLDQITEKERVGFISLVTRYMSVKAQYIDWGSIQSPTNVVPYDKLPPSPEDISDRKNILEKLVVLKLNGALGTKLGFSGPRSNVKVHRSCTFLDLIVKQINVLNSKYRCNVPLLLMNSFHTNDDTLEIIKKYSKLKVEIHTFNQSQYPRLVGEDFMPFPCKGQTGKNGWYSPGGGDVFSSLMNSGKLDALLAKGKEYVFISNSDNLGAVVDLKILNHLTENNFEYCMEVTPKTSASGKGGSLIYYDERVQLLEIAQVPDEYVSEFKSIKNFETFNTNNLWVNLKAIKKVVEADALKMEIIPNRKEIDGVKTLQLKTTAGAAIKFFRQIIGINVPRSRFFPVKTKSELRYVKSNSYTLSDGVVTLKSNSSNTTSELESELKKVHARNKATSNSMEKALLELTKNLPAPNFVKSMDPSHVTRPYLLRIPPGSSESYPEKDCDIMLEDEDGKLHVVKFLLKHLALSGGWGQFTKKKKLIVGDALFFQIVEPTKFKEIIIRGDGLSDAGVANDLTARVATPHAGDEEAPLVGDVSCRSFSTQDTFFPAPGWSFFSQGREVPILRPSSVVIGYPCGYEAVPGQRYDDLLQMVASLKELAASQSERILQLEAALAAPQPNPTTELATVDKDDRGQPTQAAEPANMDKDDRGQPNPVTELATEHKDDTGQ; encoded by the exons ATGGCGGATGCAGATGTTCAACCTTCCCAGAGCGAAAAGTTGTCGAAGCTTAAATGCTTGGTGGAAGGTCTTGATCAGATTAC TGAGAAGGAGCGAGTAGGATTCATCAGTCTTGTAACTCGTTATATGAG TGTTAAAGCTCAATACATTGATTGGGGGAGCATACAGAGTCCTACTAATGTTGTTCCATACGACAAACTACCTCCTTCTCCTGAAG ATATATCGGACAGGAAGAATATCTTAGAGAAGCTAGTCGTACTGAAGCTCAATGGAGCTTTAGGAACTAAATTGGGCTTTAGTGGTCCCAG GTCTAACGTCAAAGTTCATAGATCTTGTACATTTCTTGACTTAATTGTCAAACAAATTAAT GTACTTAATTCCAAATATCGGTGCAATGTTCCCCTGCTTCTTATGAATTCATTTCACACAAATGATGATACACTTGAG attattaaaaaatattcaaaGTTAAAGGTTGAGATTCATACTTTTAATCAG AGCCAATATCCTCGATTGGTTGGGGAAGATTTTATGCCATTTCCTTGCAAAGGACAAACTGGCAAGAATGGATG GTATAGTCCTGGTGGTGGCGATGTCTTTTCCTCCTTGATGAACAGTGGCAAGCTTGATGCATTATTAGCGAAG GGTAAGGAATATGTCTTCATCTCCAACTCAGATAACTTGGGAGCTGTTGTAGACTTGA AAATCTTAAACCACTTGACAGAGAACAACTTTGAGTATTGTATGGAG GTGACCCCTAAAACCTCGGCAAGTGGCAAAGGTGGTTCCCTGATTTACTATGATGAGAGAGTTCAG CTCCTGGAAATTGCACAAGTTCCTGATGAGTAT GTCAGTGAGTTCAAGTCTATTAAAAATTTCGAGACTTTCAACACAAACAACTT GTGGGTGAATTTGAAGGCCATCAAGAAGGTTGTGGAAGCAGATGCACTAAAAATGGAGATAATTCCAAATCGTAAG GAAATTGATGGTGTCAAAACTCTTCAGCTGAAAACAACTGCTGGTGCAGCAATTAAG TTCTTCAGACAGATTATTGGAATCAATGTTCCCCGATCTCGGTTCTTTCCAGTGAAGACAAAATCGGAATTGCGTTATGTCAAG TCTAATTCCTATACCTTATCTGATGGCGTTGTTACACTTAAAAGTAATTCTTCAAATACCACTAGTGAATTGGAGTCAGAGTTGAAGAAG GTACACGCAAGGAATAAAGCTACCTCAAATTCAATGGAGAAAGCTTTATTGGAGCTTACAAAGAATTTACCAGCACCAAATTTTGTGAAATCGATGGACCCATCACATGTCACAAGACCTTATTTGTTG AGAATTCCTCCTGGTTCCAGCGAGTCGTATCCGGAAAAAGATTGTGACATTATGTTGGAAGATGAGGATGGTAAGCTACACGTAGTAAAATTCCTTCTTAAACACTTGGCTCTCAGCGGCGGATGGGGCCAGTTCACTAAGAAAAAGAAGTTGATCGTTGGAGACGCACTATTTTTTCAAATAGTCGAACCTACCAAATTCAAG GAGATCATTATAAGGGGAGATGGTTTGAGTGATGCTGGAGTAGCTAATGATCTTACTGCTAGGGTGGCAACTCCTCATGCTGGTGATGAGGAGGCGCCTCTTGTTGGCGATGTTAGTTGTAGGTCATTTTCGACACAAGATACTTTCTTTCCGGCGCCAGGATGGTCATTCTTCTCCCAGGGGAGGGAAGTGCCCATCCTACGCCCGTCTTCCGTAGTCATCGGATATCCTTGCGGATATGAAGCT GTACCTGGCCAGAGGTACGATGACTTGTTGCAAATGGTTGCCAGCCTGAAAGAGCTTGCCGCGTCGCAAAGCGAGAGGATCCTCCAACTG GAGGCTGCTTTGGCTGCTCCCCAGCCTAACCCGACTACCGAGCTGGCCACCGTGGACAAGGATGATAGGGGACAGCCAACCCAGGCTGCCGAGCCGGCTAACATGGACAAGGATGACAGGGGACAGCCTAACCCGGTTACCGAGCTGGCTACTGAGCACAAGGATGACACGGGACAGTAG
- the LOC122645552 gene encoding cyclin-J18 isoform X2 gives MEASRLLRLRIAEFLISSSLQLGVPPIVKYTALSMFIERFYPSLKRFIQENDTGNWLLKPLSESNLQLFALISIWISSKLHDSCPLSVKSLKSLGDEVIKEQHFTTRDFSEAEVVFMQVLDFEIGVSNISFVFLEDLLIQFRELARIGELVNFEACMDIMDLLYETEETSMLFNSPRSLAASVLVASYVITVPLQQLEFPLLPWVKFVTSYKEEDIQEIVRAILEHVVKDGSEKKCSSHLILNGV, from the exons ATGGAGGCATCTCGGCTGTTGCGGCTTCGAATTGCGGAGTTCctcatctcttcctctctt CAACTGGGCGTTCCTCCAATTGTCAAATACACGGCCTTATCGATGTTTATTGAACGATTCTACCCGTCCCTTAAAag GTTTATACAGGAAAATGACACAGGAAATTGGCTTTTGAAACCCCTGAGTGAGAGCAATTTGCAGCTTTTTGCCCTAATTTCTATATGGATCTCAAGCAAG CTACATGATTCTTGTCCTTTGTCCGTAAAAAGTTTGAAGTCTTTGGGAGATGAGGTTATTAAGGAACAGCATTTCACAACACGAGATTTTTCAGAAGCA GAAGTAGTCTTTATGCAG GTGTTGGATTTCGAGATTGGTGTGTCAAATATCAGTTTTGTGTTCTTGGAAGATCTTCTAATTCAGTTCAG GGAACTAGCAAGGATTGGGGAACTTGTGAACTTTGAAGCATGCATGGATATCATGGATCTTCTATATGAAACAGAGGAGACATCAATGCTTTTTAACTCTCCTCGTTCACTTGCTGCATCTGTCTTG GTTGCTTCATATGTTATTACAGTTCCCTTGCAGCAGTTGGAGTTTCCCCTTCTTCCTTGGG TGAAATTTGTGACCTCTtacaaagaagaagatattcAGGAAATAGTAAGGGCTATTCTTGAGCATGTAGTGAAGGATGGTTCAGAGAA GAAGTGCAGTAGCCACTTAATTTTAAATGGTGTGTGA